GACTCTTGTGTCGTTCCTGTTCTATCCGCACCCACTCCCTGAGACTGTCATGGATTAACAGCCAAGTCCCATCTTTGCGCCAATTACGGAAATATGTGTACACTGTCTGCCAGGGCGGAAAGTCACCCGGTAGCCCTCGCCATCTCACTCCTTCTACCAAAATATAGAAAATTGCATTTAGGACTTCCCACATATCAACTTCACGCTTGCGTCCACCGGATTTTGCCTCTGGAATCAGGTCACTGAGAAATTCATATTGGTCACGGGTCAGATTGCTGGGGTAAGCTTTACTCATGTCACTCTCTCGGTGCTGTTTACTATTCATTCACAGCTTATACTGAGAGAGCTTTTTTACAACCTTTCTGACTTTTCAAACACCCTCTAAGAAGATTCCAGAAAGCCCTAGGCTTGGCGCCGTCCCTAGAGTCATCGGGGGATAAGCATAAATCTAAGGTGATTGGGGGGAGTGACCTTTGCCGCAAGGCTTTTTGGCAGTGGGTTTTTACGAGAATTGAGCCTAAGCGTACGCGACTTAATAATCATATCGGTGAGCAGTTGGGGGAGATTTTAGATCGCGAAAAAGCAGCCGGGCGTCCAGTTAAACTGGTGAGGATGAAAGTGGCGGCGCACGCGGCGCGGTTGTTATTCAGGGAATTGGGGAGGCACAAAGATGAGTGAGGAGTATTATGAATTATCACGAAGAGAAACCCAGGTATTCGATTTAATATTGTTGGGCATGTCAAATAAAGAAATCGGTGCAGAACTTGGGATATGTAAAAAAACCGCAGAAACGTTTGTAGCATCAATACTCAGCAAGACAGGACGAAAAACACGCCAAAAACTAGCCGCACAAGTAAAAAGAGAATCCATCAAAGTTGTACGCAAACAGCCAAGTAGGATGTATGTTCTTGAAAAAAAAATCGTTCTTCACAGTAATGAGCAAAGATGGGACTTGCACCCACATTAGAGGTATCCGATATTTTTTAACGTACTCTTTTCAGCCGTCGGAGCGCACGTAATGCCCTCTGGTCGCGAGCCGCGCTCCTATTTCCGCCACTTTGCTAAGGTTTATTATAATCCAAGGTCAAGCAGATGCCTAGGGTGAATCCCCAATCCCCAATCCCCAATCCCCAATCCCCAATCCCCAATCCCCAATCCCCAATCCCTAGAGTGAATTTGGGTCAGGATAGTTCCAAATCACATAGTCAAACATAGTCAGACTTATGCAATTTAGCTTTAAGCGACTCTACTTTCAGCATGGACACGCTTAAATAGTGGAGTTATCCGCCTTGGATGTACTACCAGACACCCCCTATCCCTTAGAATAGACTGGAGACAGTCAAATCCTTCAGGATTACTTTTTCTGCCGATGTTGTACCCTGCGTTCACGTCGGCATGAATCTTCAAACCATTTTTACTGATATACCACGCACGTTTGACACGTTTTCCTGAGAATACATGCTTGATCTTGTTGTTAGGTTGATAAGTTGGGATGATGTCCCAATCAATCGCTGAAGCCTTACTTGTGTAAGATTCTTCTGCTACCTTAACGGTAATACCGACTCTAACTAATTTATAAGTCAGCATTTCGATAAATATTGCGTGTGGTATTTGAGTAAAATTTTGGTTTGTACGTTTACCTAAATTAAGACGTGTTTTCCATTGTTCGTTTTTCCCGATTGAGACGTGAGTTATACCAAGAGATAGAAGTTCATCCACAATCATTTTTGTGGATTGATGCAAATATGAATCTATAAATTGATTACGGTTGCGGACGATGTTTGCGATTCGCCTTGATTTACCTTTACCATGAGGCAGAAAACCTCGAAACTTGGCGATCTGCTTGTTATAAAATTGGTTGGCTGATTTTAATGGTTTCCCGTTTACGATAATTGGCTGTTCGCTCAAGTCGTTGAAAACAATCGTCGCTAGATTATCTAAACCAATATCTATCGCCGCATTCAGTTCAGGATTCAAACTACAAAAAAACTCTGACAACTCGGTAATTTCATAGACTATTTCGATAACGAAGCATCCAGTTTTTGGGATAATTCGTACCTCACACAAGTCCTCAAACTTTAGTCCAGGCTTTACCGGGATTCTGATTGGCGACATTGACGGGACAACCGAACCTTTACTAAATTCTTTTTTGCCAATGGCTTGATTGTTAAACTTAATCAGGTTCTTATCATCAACATAATTAGGTGGTTTTGGTCTACCAGTGAACTTAGTTGGTTCAAGTTTATAAGCCACTAATGCTTTGTAGTAAGCAATCCACGCATCTGCATTCTGTTTTAATACGAGTTGAGCTACTTTTGCGCTTATTGCTTTGTAGTTCTCGTTTTGTTTGAATAAACTATCTAAGCCGGCTTGGGTTTGAGTTCCCCATCCGTAGAAAAAACCTTGACGCTGAGTGAATTGAGCAGTGTTGTAAAGCTGCCGAGAAATAGTGGTAATGTCACTACAATAATCAAACCAGTCATGTCCTTCTTTGATTATGTGCTTTTCTACTTGACGCATATTTATACTGAGCGTAGTCAAAGTATTGATCAACTTTGGCAATGAAATTAGTATATCATTCAAGATACAGTAAGATTTGATATCCTTTGGCAATTGCATATTGAGTTAGCCTAGTAGCTTGCCTATCCAAATTATCTTTGTTTTCAGCGCTTGATACAAAGAGCATAAATTGCCACCCTAACAACACCCCCTGATATCTTTTTTGGGTCGTAATCAACAATTACCGTACCCGTGGGAAGTTGCTCTGTTATGGTATTTTACCTGCTTTGTAATGTCGTCAAGCGGTAAGGTACGAAATCCCCAAGGTTTTAGCATAATCAGATAATTTCATTAGGACTGTCTTTTAGACTATATCTGACTATGCTAGACTATATTTTGTTTAAAGTTTTATCATACGTAGAGGTAACTAAAAAAACTGCTCGTGATGTCCTAGACAGTGCAGCACAAGCAAGAGATCCTCTCTTTAACCGAGTTCAACGCTAAATCTTGTTTACAGCTATTTTCAGGTAAAGAGACCACGCTGTAGGCGCACAGCAATTTTTCTCTTTCTTCGCGCAGCGCCTAAAGAGCAGTTTTTGTTTACTGTTTACGGATTTTTCAGCAACGGAAAACCCAACCTCTCCCTTTGCTCTACATATAAATGAGCCACCTTACGCGCCAAATGGCGAATCCTCGTAATATACCGTGTACGCTCTGTGACGGAAATCACACCTCGCGCATCCAGTAAATTAAAAGTATGGGAACACTTAATTACATAGTCCAGACTGGGTAAAACCAATCCTCTCTCTGTCAATTGCGTAGCTTCCTGCTCATACAAATTAAACAAAGTCAACAGCAACTCAGGATTCGACGCTTCAAAGTTATATGTACACTGCTCAATCTCTCCTTGGAGATGAACATCACCATAAGTAATATTGTCTGTCCACTGGATCTTAGTAATGGCTTCTACCTGCTGCAGGTACATCGTCAGTCGCTCTAAGCCGTATGTAATCTCAATTGACACCGGACGACAATCAATTCCCCCACACTGTTGGAAGTAGGTAAATTGAGTAATTTCCATCCCATCTAACCAAACTTCCCAGCCAGTACCCCAAGCGCCCACCGTCGCATCTTCCCAGTTATCCTCAACAAACCGAATATCGTGATCTTCCGGGCGAATTCCTAAAGCCCGTAAGGAATCGAGATAAATTTCCTGGATATTATCAGGCGAAGGCTTAATCAAAACTTGGTACTGATAATAGTGTTGGAAGCGATTGGGATTTTCCCCATAGCGCCCATCTGTAGGGCGCCGACACGGTTCTACATAAGCAACAGCCCAGGGTTCAGGTCCCAGCGCTCTTAAAAAAGTATGGGGATTTTTCGTGCCTGCTCCCTTTTCCATGTCGTAGGGCTGGGAAATCAGACAACCACGTTCCCCCCAGAACTGATGCAATAAAGCTATTACCGACTGAAAATTCACGCTTGTCCCTTCCTTAGTCGCCACAGTGCATAAACCATTGTTGCCTAAAACCAGCACGGTGAGCAGCTTTGAGAGAACAAAAACAGCCCAGAAAAATTTTTTTGGAAAAAGAGTTGACAAGGAAAAGAAGGTTCGCTATATTGAATAAGTGCCTGAGAGCGAAGCGAAACGAAGCGACGCCGGAGGGACACCGAACCTTGAAAATATTATAGTTTGAAAGCCATTATACAGCAAGTGGCCTGCGTCAGTAAATAGAATAACTAAGCTGAAGTTAAAAAAGAGCAGCTAAAGAGCTTAAACAAACAAACCAAAACGGAGAGTTTGATCCTGGCTCAGGATGAACGCTGGCGGTATGCTTAACACATGCAAGTCGAACGGTCTCTTCGGAGATAGTGGCGGACGGGTGAGTAACGCGTGAGAATCTGCCTTCAGGTCTGGGACAACCATTGGAAACGGTGGCTAATACCGGATGAGCAGAGATGTAAAAGATTAATTGCCTGAAGATGAGCTCGCGTCTGATTAGCTAGTTGGTGGGGTAAGAGCCTACCAAGGCGACGATCAGTAGCTGGTCTGAGAGGATGATCAGCCACACTGGGACTGA
The Gloeotrichia echinulata CP02 DNA segment above includes these coding regions:
- a CDS encoding helix-turn-helix transcriptional regulator, coding for MSEEYYELSRRETQVFDLILLGMSNKEIGAELGICKKTAETFVASILSKTGRKTRQKLAAQVKRESIKVVRKQPSRMYVLEKKIVLHSNEQRWDLHPH
- a CDS encoding transposase, which produces MRQVEKHIIKEGHDWFDYCSDITTISRQLYNTAQFTQRQGFFYGWGTQTQAGLDSLFKQNENYKAISAKVAQLVLKQNADAWIAYYKALVAYKLEPTKFTGRPKPPNYVDDKNLIKFNNQAIGKKEFSKGSVVPSMSPIRIPVKPGLKFEDLCEVRIIPKTGCFVIEIVYEITELSEFFCSLNPELNAAIDIGLDNLATIVFNDLSEQPIIVNGKPLKSANQFYNKQIAKFRGFLPHGKGKSRRIANIVRNRNQFIDSYLHQSTKMIVDELLSLGITHVSIGKNEQWKTRLNLGKRTNQNFTQIPHAIFIEMLTYKLVRVGITVKVAEESYTSKASAIDWDIIPTYQPNNKIKHVFSGKRVKRAWYISKNGLKIHADVNAGYNIGRKSNPEGFDCLQSILRDRGCLVVHPRRITPLFKRVHAESRVA
- the glyQ gene encoding glycine--tRNA ligase subunit alpha; the encoded protein is MNFQSVIALLHQFWGERGCLISQPYDMEKGAGTKNPHTFLRALGPEPWAVAYVEPCRRPTDGRYGENPNRFQHYYQYQVLIKPSPDNIQEIYLDSLRALGIRPEDHDIRFVEDNWEDATVGAWGTGWEVWLDGMEITQFTYFQQCGGIDCRPVSIEITYGLERLTMYLQQVEAITKIQWTDNITYGDVHLQGEIEQCTYNFEASNPELLLTLFNLYEQEATQLTERGLVLPSLDYVIKCSHTFNLLDARGVISVTERTRYITRIRHLARKVAHLYVEQRERLGFPLLKNP